The Anguilla rostrata isolate EN2019 chromosome 18, ASM1855537v3, whole genome shotgun sequence genome has a window encoding:
- the LOC135245245 gene encoding G-protein coupled receptor 4-like: protein MDNLNSTLVSLEEMSDMTDMENGTMNNLRTLSDYILNVTDIVTVCIELPVLCWAVFALYHQVKADNVTPVYVMNLLISDFIQIIGRILDLMHIDFYFGLIFGLLLSVGFMVCIALERYLLVVHPLWYRCRRTIKHSILISLVICAFVVLIFTCSFFGIYAFIGVVTFLILPLPLLLFFLGATWRALSHSISVPHKEKKRILGTLALVLLLYLILFLPAILLILRMNVEGISEIEYLKSFTVALVFLYISPLIDPLLYVLIKKNDKYIVKVPHCYWRLRAHRQNRQTSTIPAENITSV from the coding sequence ATGGACAACTTAAATTCAACACTTGTGTCTCTGGAGGAAATGTCAGATATGACTGACATGGAAAATGGCACCATGAACAACCTTAGAACATTAAGTGATTACATATTAAATGTGACTGACATTGTGACTGTATGCATTGAGCTGCCGGTACTCTGCTGGGCTGTTTTTGCCCTCTATCATCAGGTCAAGGCTGACAATGTCACACCTGTTTATGTCATGAACCTCCTCATTTCAGATTTCATCCAGATCATTGGTAGAATTCTAGATTTAATGCATATTGATTTTTACTTTGGGCTCATTTTCGGTTTATTACTCAGTGTTGGGTTCATGGTATGTATCGCACTGGAGAGATACCTCCTGGTTGTGCATCCTTTGTGGTATCGATGTCGCCGCACTATCAAACACTCCATACTCATTTCACTGGTTATCTGTGCGTTTGTGGTGCTCATTTTCACATGTTCGTTTTTCGGGATCTACGCATTTATTGGAGTTGTCACCTTCCTTATCCTCCCATtgccgctgctgctgttcttcctGGGAGCCACGTGGAGAGCCCTCTCCCACTCCATCTCAGTCccacacaaagaaaagaaaaggattcTGGGTACACTGGCACTCGTCCTGCtcttatatttaattttgttcttgCCAGCAATATTATTAATTCTTCGAATGAATGTTGAAGGTATCTCAgaaattgaatatttaaaatcatttactGTTGCTTTAGTGTTCCTGTATATCAGCCCGCTAATTGACCCCCTGCTGTACGtcttaattaagaaaaatgacaaGTACATAGTGAAGGTCCCACACTGCTATTGGAGACTTAGGgctcacagacagaacagacagacatcCACCATTCCAGCTGAAAATATTACCAGTGTCTAA
- the lhb gene encoding lutropin subunit beta — MSVYPECTWLLFVCLCHLLVSAGGSLLLPCEPINETISVEKDGCPKCLVFQTSICSGHCITKDPSYKSPLSTVYQRVCTYRDVRYETVRLPDCRPGVDPHVTFPVALSCDCNLCTMDTSDCAIQSLRPDFCMSQRASLPA, encoded by the exons atgtcagtctacccagaatgcacctggcTCCTCTTTGTATGCTTGTGTCACCTCCTTGTTTCTGCTGGAGGCTCTTTACTGCTGCCTTGTGAGCCAATCAATGAAACTATTTCTGTGGAGAAAGATGGATGTCCAAAATGTCTGGTGTTCCAAACATCCATCTGCAGTGGTCACTGCATCACCAAG GACCCAAGCTACAAGAGCCCGCTGTCCACGGTGTACCAGCGCGTGTGCACCTACCGAGACGTCCGCTATGAGACGGTTCGGCTGCCAGACTGCCGCCCCGGCGTGGATCCCCATGTGACTTTCCCCGTGGCTCTGAGCTGCGACTGTAACCTGTGCACCATGGACACGTCTGACTGCGCCATCCAGAGTCTGAGGCCCGACTTCTGCATGAGCCAGCGAGCCAGCCTCCCCGCGTAG
- the LOC135245244 gene encoding LOW QUALITY PROTEIN: G-protein coupled receptor 4-like (The sequence of the model RefSeq protein was modified relative to this genomic sequence to represent the inferred CDS: substituted 1 base at 1 genomic stop codon) — protein sequence YALSCRLSAGLFFGLYHQVQADNVTPVFIMNLLISDFIKIIGRIVEVIINDNIAYIXVVILISVSLSVGFMVCIALERYLLVVHPLWYRCHRTIKHSILISLVICAFVVLIFTGLFFLFYVFMFIGVAALLILPLPLLLFFLGATWRALSHSISVPHKEKKRILGTLALVLLLYLILFLSTTLLIFLHFFEDFKSQIDFWKFFTVAFVFLYISPLIDPLLYILIKKDAKYIVKVPHCYWRLRGHREIRQTSSVPTENITSV from the coding sequence TATGCATTGAGCTGCCGGTTATCTGCTGGGCTGTTTTTTGGTCTGTATCATCAAGTCCAGGCTGACAATGTCACACCTGTTTTTATCATGAACCTCCTCATTTCAGATTTCATTAAGATCATTGGTAGAATTGTAGAGGTCATTATAAATGATaacattgcatacatttaaGTTGTGATCCTGATTAGTGTATCTCTCAGTGTTGGATTCATGGTGTGTATCGCACTGGAGAGATACCTCCTGGTTGTGCATCCTTTGTGGTATCGATGTCACCGCACTATCAAACACTCCATACTCATTTCACTGGTTATCTGTGCGTTTGTGGTGCTAATTTTCAcaggtttgtttttcttgttctaCGTGTTCATGTTTATTGGAGTTGCCGCCCTCCTTATCCTCCCATtgccactgctgctgttcttccTGGGAGCCACATGGAGAGCCCTCTCCCACTCCATCTCAGTCccacacaaagaaaagaaaaggattcTGGGTACACTGGCACTCGTCCTGCtcttatatttaattttgttcttgTCAActacattattaatttttttacatttttttgaagatttCAAATCACAAATTGATTTTTGGAAATTCTTTACTGTTGCTTTTGTGTTCCTGTACATCAGCCCGCTAATTGACCCCCTACTGTACATCTTAATTAAGAAAGATGCCAAGTACATAGTGAAGGTCCCACACTGCTATTGGAGACTCAGGGGTCACAGAGAGATCAGGCAGACATCCTCTGTTCCAACAGAGAATATTACCAGTGTCTAA
- the LOC135245282 gene encoding cytochrome c oxidase assembly protein COX20, mitochondrial, with protein MSDEGVEDRQKSFKLLGIIDVQNTPCARDSVLHGAGGSLVAGLGHFLVTSRVKRSFDFGAAGFLLTTLGSWFYCRYSNARLRMQQKVIQDGIKNKVIYEGTSLDPSRKSDEGPG; from the exons ATGTCGGACGAAGGAGTAGAGGACAGGCAAAAG TCATTCAAGCTGTTGGGGATAATTGACGTTCAGAACACTCCGTGTGCACGAGACTCCGTGCTCCATGGTGCAGGAGGGTCCCTTGTCGCAGGGTTGGGACACTTTTTAGTAACAA GTCGAGTCAAAAGGTCTTTTGACTTTGGTGCTGCGGGATTCTTGCTGACAACTCTTGGATCTTG GTTCTACTGTAGGTATAGTAATGCTAGGCTTCGTATGCAGCAGAAAGTTATCCAGGatggaataaaaaacaaagttatATATGAAGGAACCAGTCTAGATCCCTCCCGGAAATCAGATGAAGGCCCAGGCTGA